The following are from one region of the Candidatus Dadabacteria bacterium genome:
- the priA gene encoding primosomal protein N', with the protein MASGKIVQVALPIHSEQLFLYSVPRRFPEGVATGKRVFVPFGNRKAIGYVVGHEAERKVDFELKDIIDILDESPLFDEKRLDFFRRVSEYYMAPLGVVLKFAHPLGLGKSVGKTVRITEEGKNRLQQRGLDDLEKKVLETLLLEEELVSEKLLELSGKASLENLNSLQRRGYIQFDYRVISDEKVKYEKIYRASCDSGSVSEIKRKKPAKGTILEFISSRDSAPHSELKEIFGNFTVHVKWLVDNALVSVELKEIGRDPYGAFDAEEERPEKLTQDQRMAMEKILPYVTGDEYRCFLLHGVTGSGKTEVYLRVVSEVIAKGKQAIVLVPEIALTPLLVKRFRSRFADAVSVIHSALSEGERFDVWRRARSGELSVVIGARSAVFAPLENLGLVVVDEEHESSYKQNEAPCYNARDAAVMLGTIYGCPVLLGSATPSLESYANAIRGKYEYLSLPARVGTNRLPDVELVDMKNVNETVFSPHLRDALVENFSRGEQSILFINRRGFSSFLVCGDCGEIFRCPNCSITLTFHKKDNSIKCHYCGIMQEFENTCAHCGARYMGKGLGTQKVEEQVKSMLPDARVFVMDRDYTRGKTKLLDLYRKLESGEVDVLIGTQMVAKGHDLPGVTLVGILSADHMLGIPDFRSGERTFQVLTQVAGRTGRGIKPGTVILQTYNPEHPSVRFAISHNSSGFLDEELELRKSLDQPPFSRFISFRVNGFDEEKTRDFAERMKRTAERFLLNLPPGSLRVLGPAEAPIYKLRNRFRWQIIVASGNLGLLRNYASALYDSLKKHASGIKLVVDVDPYDFM; encoded by the coding sequence ATGGCTTCAGGAAAGATTGTTCAGGTAGCTTTGCCGATTCATTCCGAACAGCTTTTTCTATACTCGGTTCCAAGACGTTTTCCAGAGGGGGTCGCCACAGGAAAGAGGGTGTTTGTTCCCTTCGGAAACCGAAAGGCCATAGGATACGTGGTGGGGCATGAAGCCGAACGGAAAGTCGATTTCGAGTTAAAGGATATAATCGACATTCTGGATGAGTCCCCGCTTTTTGACGAAAAGCGTTTGGACTTTTTTCGCCGGGTTTCCGAGTACTACATGGCACCTCTCGGAGTGGTACTTAAATTTGCTCACCCACTGGGACTCGGTAAAAGCGTCGGGAAAACCGTGCGGATCACGGAGGAGGGGAAAAACCGTCTTCAGCAAAGGGGTCTGGACGATCTTGAGAAAAAGGTCCTAGAAACTCTTTTGCTTGAAGAGGAACTGGTTTCGGAAAAGCTTCTGGAACTAAGCGGCAAAGCATCGCTAGAGAATCTTAACTCTCTTCAGAGAAGAGGATATATTCAGTTCGACTACAGGGTCATAAGCGATGAGAAGGTAAAGTATGAGAAGATCTACCGCGCCTCCTGCGATTCCGGCAGCGTCTCAGAGATTAAGCGAAAAAAACCGGCCAAGGGAACCATACTTGAGTTTATAAGCAGCCGGGATTCCGCACCTCACTCGGAACTAAAGGAGATATTCGGCAATTTTACGGTCCACGTAAAGTGGCTTGTGGATAATGCACTGGTCTCCGTGGAACTGAAAGAGATCGGAAGGGACCCTTACGGCGCCTTTGATGCGGAAGAAGAGCGGCCTGAAAAACTTACCCAGGATCAGCGGATGGCGATGGAGAAAATCCTGCCTTACGTAACTGGGGACGAATATCGCTGTTTCCTCCTTCACGGAGTTACCGGGAGCGGAAAAACCGAGGTCTACCTGAGAGTCGTTAGCGAGGTCATTGCCAAGGGGAAACAGGCGATAGTTCTCGTTCCCGAGATAGCGCTTACTCCGCTTCTTGTGAAGAGGTTTCGTTCACGTTTTGCCGATGCGGTATCGGTGATTCACAGCGCTCTTAGCGAAGGCGAGAGGTTTGACGTGTGGCGAAGGGCGCGCAGCGGCGAATTGAGTGTGGTGATAGGGGCCCGCTCCGCGGTTTTCGCTCCGCTTGAGAATCTCGGCCTTGTGGTGGTTGACGAGGAGCACGAGTCGTCCTACAAGCAGAACGAGGCGCCGTGTTACAACGCCCGCGACGCCGCGGTCATGCTCGGAACCATATACGGCTGTCCGGTGCTACTGGGTTCTGCGACTCCTTCGCTTGAATCCTATGCAAACGCGATCAGGGGCAAGTACGAATATCTTTCTCTTCCCGCAAGGGTGGGAACGAACAGGCTTCCCGATGTTGAGCTTGTGGATATGAAAAACGTGAATGAAACTGTTTTCTCCCCGCACCTAAGGGATGCCCTGGTGGAAAATTTCAGCCGTGGGGAACAATCGATTCTTTTTATTAACAGGAGAGGTTTTTCAAGTTTTCTGGTCTGCGGGGACTGCGGTGAAATCTTCAGGTGTCCCAACTGCTCTATAACCCTGACTTTTCACAAAAAGGATAATTCGATCAAATGCCATTACTGCGGAATTATGCAGGAATTCGAAAATACCTGCGCCCACTGCGGCGCCAGATACATGGGCAAGGGTCTCGGGACTCAGAAAGTAGAGGAGCAGGTAAAGAGCATGCTTCCCGACGCCAGGGTTTTCGTTATGGACAGGGATTACACTCGCGGAAAAACCAAACTTCTTGACCTTTACAGAAAACTTGAGTCCGGAGAGGTGGATGTTCTTATCGGGACCCAGATGGTAGCCAAGGGACATGATCTGCCGGGGGTTACGCTTGTCGGTATTCTCTCAGCCGATCATATGCTAGGGATTCCCGACTTCCGCTCGGGAGAAAGAACTTTCCAGGTCCTCACACAGGTAGCCGGAAGAACAGGCAGGGGAATAAAACCCGGGACGGTCATTCTGCAGACATATAATCCCGAACACCCTTCGGTAAGATTTGCCATTTCCCATAACAGTTCCGGGTTTCTGGATGAAGAACTGGAGCTTAGAAAGTCTCTTGATCAGCCTCCTTTCTCAAGGTTCATATCCTTCAGAGTAAACGGATTTGATGAGGAGAAAACGCGAGATTTCGCCGAAAGAATGAAACGCACGGCCGAGAGATTTCTTCTCAATCTTCCGCCCGGGTCGCTCAGAGTGCTCGGCCCCGCAGAGGCTCCCATATACAAACTCAGGAACAGGTTCAGATGGCAGATCATTGTCGCATCAGGGAATCTGGGGCTGCTTCGGAACTACGCCTCGGCGCTTTACGATTCGTTGAAAAAACACGCCTCGGGAATTAAGCTTGTAGTTGATGTTGATCCCTATGATTTCATGTGA
- the ilvB gene encoding biosynthetic-type acetolactate synthase large subunit: MAKMLGAQMFFETLLHQGIDVVFGLPGGYVLKVYDVMTDYTDRINHVLVRHEQGATHMADGYARASGKPGVVLCTSGPAATNTVTGIATAQMDSSPIVIFTGQVPTQYLGSDAFQEADHIGITRPCTKHNYLVRETRDLPRAMKEAFHIAGTGRPSPVLVDMPKDVLIGEDELVIPEDSEIDIKGYKPTMKGNPSQIKRAVEMLVAAKRPVVYSGGGVIWSGATDELLEFCHRLQIPVASTLMGLGGYPASDPLFISMLGMHGSYAANMTVTESDLVISIGGRFDDRATGGNFEEFAPNAEIIHIDIDPSSIDKNITVQCPIVGDAKIVLRQILDALPGEVDLEGRESWLRRIRDWEEKHPLTYSQGSEKILTTYAIDTLYKLTKGDSIIVSDVGQHQMWVAQFYKFERPRTHLTSGGLGTMGFSFPAAMGAKYARPDEQVICVAGDGSFQMNFQELATAVENNLDLKIIVFNNRHHGMVRQWQTMFFESNYSASRFEVLPDFVKLAEAFGARGLRAVKPEELEPTLREGLNTPGVVLMEIEVDCTEMVYPMIAPGGTMDDMIMMPADLA, translated from the coding sequence ATGGCCAAGATGCTCGGCGCACAGATGTTCTTTGAGACGCTTCTTCACCAAGGCATTGACGTGGTCTTCGGACTGCCGGGAGGTTACGTTCTCAAGGTCTATGACGTGATGACCGACTATACGGACAGGATAAATCACGTGCTCGTGAGGCATGAGCAGGGAGCTACGCACATGGCCGACGGATACGCTAGGGCCTCGGGCAAGCCGGGAGTGGTGCTTTGCACCTCGGGCCCGGCGGCGACCAACACCGTTACCGGTATAGCGACGGCGCAGATGGATTCATCTCCTATAGTTATCTTTACGGGACAGGTTCCTACGCAGTACCTTGGAAGCGATGCGTTTCAGGAAGCAGACCATATTGGCATAACGAGACCCTGCACGAAACATAACTACCTTGTACGGGAAACCCGGGATCTTCCGAGAGCGATGAAGGAGGCTTTCCACATAGCCGGCACCGGAAGACCCAGCCCGGTTCTTGTTGATATGCCGAAGGACGTCCTCATAGGGGAAGACGAGCTTGTAATCCCCGAGGATAGTGAAATAGATATCAAAGGCTACAAGCCCACCATGAAGGGAAATCCCTCGCAGATAAAAAGAGCTGTAGAGATGCTGGTAGCTGCGAAGCGGCCGGTTGTTTATTCTGGAGGAGGGGTTATCTGGTCCGGGGCTACGGATGAACTGCTTGAGTTCTGCCACCGCCTCCAGATACCCGTGGCATCAACCCTCATGGGACTCGGAGGCTATCCGGCAAGCGACCCGCTTTTCATAAGCATGCTCGGGATGCACGGTTCCTACGCGGCCAATATGACCGTTACTGAATCGGATCTCGTTATCTCGATCGGCGGGCGTTTTGACGACAGGGCCACGGGCGGAAACTTCGAGGAATTTGCCCCCAACGCGGAAATTATCCACATAGACATAGATCCTTCCTCGATAGACAAGAACATAACGGTTCAGTGTCCGATAGTAGGAGACGCCAAGATCGTACTGCGCCAGATACTTGACGCTCTTCCTGGAGAAGTTGACCTTGAAGGAAGGGAATCCTGGCTCAGGAGGATAAGGGACTGGGAGGAGAAACATCCGCTTACCTATTCCCAGGGAAGCGAGAAGATCCTCACCACCTACGCCATAGACACGCTTTACAAGCTCACCAAAGGAGACTCCATAATAGTTTCTGACGTGGGTCAGCATCAGATGTGGGTGGCTCAATTCTACAAGTTTGAGAGACCCAGAACCCATCTTACCTCGGGAGGACTGGGAACTATGGGATTCAGTTTCCCTGCGGCTATGGGAGCGAAATACGCGAGACCTGATGAGCAGGTTATATGCGTTGCCGGCGACGGAAGCTTCCAGATGAATTTTCAGGAACTCGCGACGGCAGTTGAAAACAATCTGGATCTTAAAATTATTGTTTTCAACAATCGTCACCACGGAATGGTAAGGCAGTGGCAGACGATGTTTTTTGAGAGCAATTACTCCGCGTCGCGGTTTGAAGTGCTGCCCGATTTCGTAAAGCTTGCCGAGGCGTTCGGCGCCAGAGGTCTTCGGGCGGTGAAGCCCGAGGAGCTTGAGCCCACTCTCAGGGAAGGCCTAAACACCCCCGGGGTTGTTCTCATGGAGATAGAAGTTGACTGTACGGAAATGGTTTATCCGATGATAGCTCCCGGCGGTACGATGGACGACATGATAATGATGCCCGCGGATCTTGCCTGA